Proteins encoded by one window of Mycolicibacterium cosmeticum:
- a CDS encoding helix-turn-helix domain-containing protein, with protein MMSTMDSATRHRSAELSSFLRARREALTPQDAGLIPGAGRRVQGLRREEVALLAGLSTDYYRRLEQGREHHPSLQVLRALARALRLDAHATTYLISLVHPAPLATPTHATSTVSPGAQLLLSHGLRVPALAVDLGLNILAINAAARAMYGGFADIDNLARMVFLDPAARSFYPNWHHVATQTVGNLRWGLTRFPNDDRVAEVVDEISPQSEVFTELWATHYVRPRSSEDKLFHHPQLGELHLHFEALELADAPDQRLFVYCALVGGPFPDAVALLDTLADSAAPT; from the coding sequence ATGATGTCCACCATGGACAGCGCTACCAGGCATCGATCAGCTGAGCTCAGTTCTTTCTTACGAGCGAGGCGAGAAGCGCTGACCCCGCAGGACGCCGGCCTCATACCTGGTGCCGGCCGGCGAGTTCAAGGACTTCGCCGGGAGGAGGTAGCGCTCTTGGCCGGATTGAGCACCGACTACTACCGCAGGCTCGAACAAGGTCGAGAGCATCACCCGTCACTACAAGTGCTTCGTGCGCTCGCTCGCGCGTTGCGCCTGGACGCGCACGCGACCACGTACCTCATCTCACTCGTCCATCCAGCCCCCCTGGCGACACCGACTCACGCGACCAGCACCGTCTCTCCGGGGGCTCAGCTTCTCCTGAGCCATGGCTTGCGCGTGCCGGCGCTCGCCGTCGACCTCGGCCTCAACATCCTTGCCATCAACGCGGCCGCCCGCGCGATGTACGGCGGCTTCGCCGACATCGACAATCTCGCCCGCATGGTGTTCCTGGACCCAGCTGCCAGAAGTTTCTACCCGAACTGGCACCATGTGGCGACTCAGACGGTCGGCAACCTCCGCTGGGGCCTGACCCGATTCCCCAACGACGACCGTGTTGCCGAGGTGGTCGATGAAATTTCACCTCAAAGTGAGGTGTTCACCGAGCTGTGGGCGACACACTACGTGCGTCCGCGCTCCAGCGAGGACAAACTCTTCCATCACCCGCAACTCGGTGAACTACACCTCCATTTCGAGGCGCTTGAGCTGGCGGACGCCCCCGACCAGCGATTGTTTGTCTACTGTGCGCTCGTCGGGGGTCCGTTTCCCGACGCCGTCGCTCTGCTCGACACCCTCGCCGATTCCGCAGCGCCGACGTAG
- a CDS encoding amidohydrolase family protein: MVVSPKRIDVHTHYVPPFWGESLHEHGGDPSGWTLPSWDPDTHRRFMADNGIATSILSLTAPSVVGWPDDERRAMARRVNEYSTALVTEQPEAFGYFATLPLPDVDGAVTEACFALDELHADGVVLLSSYDDVYLGDTRLAPLWSALDERSAVVFVHPGHPSIATLPGVPGPLVDYPFESTRTAVHMVFNGIHDMYPGVKIVLSHAGGFLPYAVTRFCLLQAELDPQGPPADDLEGKFKRFYFDTALSSSAYALPSFLAFADPRPHPVRQRLPLRPGCGGNTVHRVTRCRNR, encoded by the coding sequence ATGGTCGTTTCACCGAAACGGATCGACGTGCACACCCATTACGTCCCGCCGTTCTGGGGCGAATCACTGCACGAACACGGTGGCGATCCCTCCGGCTGGACGCTGCCGTCGTGGGATCCCGACACCCACCGGCGATTCATGGCAGACAACGGGATCGCCACGAGCATCCTGTCGCTGACGGCACCGAGTGTGGTGGGATGGCCCGACGACGAGCGCCGCGCGATGGCTCGCAGGGTCAACGAGTACAGCACGGCACTCGTGACCGAGCAGCCCGAGGCGTTCGGTTACTTCGCGACACTGCCGCTCCCCGACGTCGACGGTGCCGTCACAGAGGCCTGCTTCGCACTCGACGAACTCCACGCCGACGGCGTGGTCCTGCTCAGCAGTTACGACGACGTGTATCTCGGCGACACGCGGCTGGCGCCGCTGTGGAGCGCTCTCGATGAGCGCTCCGCAGTCGTGTTCGTCCATCCCGGGCATCCGTCGATCGCAACGCTGCCCGGCGTGCCGGGCCCGCTGGTGGACTATCCGTTCGAATCGACCCGCACCGCAGTGCACATGGTGTTCAACGGGATTCACGACATGTATCCCGGCGTCAAGATCGTTCTGTCGCACGCCGGCGGTTTCCTGCCGTATGCGGTGACGCGATTCTGTCTGCTGCAAGCGGAGCTCGACCCGCAAGGCCCTCCGGCGGACGACCTGGAAGGGAAGTTCAAGCGCTTCTACTTCGATACCGCACTGTCGTCCAGCGCATACGCCCTTCCGAGCTTCCTGGCCTTCGCCGATCCCCGCCCGCATCCTGTACGGCAGCGACTTCCCCTACGCCCCGGCTGTGGTGGGAACACGGTTCACCGAGTTACTCGATGCCGGAATCGGTGA
- a CDS encoding aldo/keto reductase: MNVNPQTINIGGKTVSRLGFGSMRFTGRGIWGEPQDRAECIAVARRAVDLGVQFIDTADSYGPHVAEQILYEALHPYPDDIVIATKAGLTRNGPDVIDTDSGPKRLGPAAWPPVGRPEYLRQQVLMSMRRLGVDQIDLLQLHRVDPKVPLADQVGELKALQDEGKIREIGLSQCTVEQLDEARQIAEIVSVQSRFNVIDRGADDILKVCERDGLAFIPWAPVAQGGLAQAHQALADVARAHGCSVGQVAIAWLLHLSPVMLPIPGTSRRTHLEENVAAAEIELTPEEIDRLTAASV, from the coding sequence GTGAACGTGAATCCGCAGACAATCAATATCGGTGGTAAGACGGTCTCGCGCTTGGGTTTCGGTTCGATGAGATTCACCGGCCGCGGGATTTGGGGTGAACCTCAGGACCGGGCCGAGTGCATCGCCGTGGCTCGTCGGGCGGTCGATCTCGGTGTGCAGTTCATCGATACCGCCGACTCGTATGGTCCGCATGTCGCCGAACAAATTCTGTATGAGGCGCTGCATCCGTACCCTGACGACATCGTCATTGCGACGAAGGCGGGCTTGACCCGAAACGGGCCTGATGTCATCGACACCGACTCCGGACCGAAACGCCTGGGCCCGGCGGCGTGGCCACCGGTTGGACGACCCGAGTACCTGCGGCAGCAGGTATTGATGAGCATGCGCCGCTTGGGGGTCGATCAGATCGATCTCTTGCAACTGCACCGGGTGGATCCGAAGGTGCCGTTGGCAGATCAGGTCGGCGAGCTCAAGGCGCTGCAGGACGAGGGCAAGATTCGCGAGATCGGCTTGTCGCAATGCACGGTGGAACAGCTCGACGAGGCGCGGCAGATCGCCGAAATCGTCAGTGTCCAAAGCCGGTTCAACGTCATCGATCGGGGCGCCGACGACATCCTGAAAGTGTGTGAACGCGACGGGCTCGCCTTCATTCCGTGGGCGCCGGTGGCGCAGGGTGGGCTGGCGCAGGCCCACCAAGCGCTCGCTGACGTCGCCCGCGCGCACGGCTGCAGTGTGGGGCAGGTGGCGATCGCCTGGCTGTTGCATCTCTCACCGGTCATGCTTCCCATCCCCGGCACGTCGCGACGCACGCACCTGGAGGAGAACGTGGCAGCCGCTGAAATCGAGTTGACGCCCGAAGAAATCGACCGGCTCACTGCGGCTTCCGTCTGA
- a CDS encoding alpha/beta fold hydrolase, with amino-acid sequence MTTAHDADVHHGRAWVDADESVRIGYTVATPPEPTMTVVLLHGAPQTRYEWRKVMMPLAAAGYRVIMPDYRGAGASDKPRDGYDKWTMAGDIHTLVREKLGVAEPISLVGHDLGSTLALSFALRYRADVVSVTFMEAPLPGTDYYRRRMAQKSAWQFSFHANPDIAVYLTHGRERWYINRFFDELAYQPDAISIADLDVYARAYEAPGAMRAMCEVYRELDRDAEDNRAALREQGKLTVPVLASGGATNPLAQNFREMCEEIADSVTSQLVPDCGHWVPEEQPEYFTNMFCEFDAAARARSLAVDRPPK; translated from the coding sequence ATGACCACAGCGCACGATGCCGATGTCCACCACGGTCGGGCCTGGGTCGATGCGGACGAGTCGGTTCGCATCGGCTATACCGTCGCCACGCCACCAGAACCGACCATGACGGTCGTGCTCCTGCACGGCGCGCCGCAAACCCGCTACGAGTGGCGCAAGGTCATGATGCCGCTCGCGGCCGCCGGTTACCGGGTGATCATGCCCGACTATCGCGGTGCCGGCGCATCGGACAAACCGCGCGACGGCTACGACAAATGGACCATGGCCGGTGATATCCACACTCTTGTGCGGGAGAAGCTGGGAGTAGCGGAGCCCATCTCGCTTGTCGGGCACGACCTCGGCTCGACGCTGGCGCTGAGTTTTGCCCTGCGTTACCGCGCCGACGTCGTCAGCGTCACCTTCATGGAAGCTCCGCTTCCGGGCACTGACTACTACCGACGGCGCATGGCTCAGAAATCGGCGTGGCAGTTCTCCTTTCATGCCAATCCGGACATCGCGGTGTACCTCACGCACGGACGTGAACGTTGGTACATCAACCGCTTCTTCGACGAGCTGGCCTACCAGCCGGACGCGATCTCCATTGCGGATCTTGATGTATACGCCCGCGCGTACGAGGCCCCGGGCGCCATGCGGGCAATGTGTGAGGTCTACCGCGAGCTCGACCGCGACGCCGAGGACAATCGCGCCGCGCTGCGCGAACAAGGCAAGCTCACCGTCCCGGTGCTGGCTTCCGGAGGTGCTACCAATCCGCTCGCGCAGAACTTCCGGGAAATGTGCGAAGAGATCGCCGATTCGGTGACAAGCCAGCTCGTACCGGACTGCGGCCACTGGGTGCCCGAGGAGCAGCCCGAGTACTTCACCAACATGTTCTGCGAATTCGACGCGGCCGCTCGGGCCCGATCGCTTGCGGTTGATCGGCCGCCGAAGTAG
- a CDS encoding TetR family transcriptional regulator — protein MSPAKRHSPEERRTAVARAFGPDGDAAQVARDVGVHPATLYRWAKQSPSSYDQPTVATAARLVETTQDLLRIRDYGEITVEEVARTAGVGLRTAFHHFASKRDLFHAATDDAATRLITEMQRRYASATWPEQSQQQLRVFLRVAAEAIYATPAAHVLFRDLGVPRKDGFAQRWHQAFERALAELLACLAEGGALTADVDVEACAVTITSAMRGIHASVFEGVDPDQAIRLVDRLWLIVASE, from the coding sequence GTGTCTCCTGCGAAACGGCACAGTCCAGAGGAACGCCGGACTGCGGTTGCCCGTGCGTTCGGGCCCGACGGTGATGCCGCTCAGGTGGCGCGTGATGTGGGTGTGCACCCCGCCACGTTGTATCGGTGGGCCAAGCAATCTCCTTCGTCGTATGACCAACCGACTGTCGCGACTGCTGCACGCCTCGTCGAGACCACCCAGGACCTGCTCCGCATCCGCGACTACGGCGAGATCACGGTCGAAGAGGTGGCGCGGACGGCGGGAGTGGGACTGCGAACCGCATTTCATCACTTCGCGAGCAAACGCGATCTATTTCACGCCGCGACCGATGATGCGGCGACTCGACTCATTACGGAAATGCAGCGGCGCTACGCCAGTGCTACCTGGCCCGAGCAGTCGCAACAGCAATTGCGCGTATTCCTCCGGGTGGCCGCCGAAGCGATCTACGCCACGCCTGCCGCCCACGTCTTGTTCCGCGACCTGGGTGTGCCGCGCAAGGACGGTTTCGCGCAGCGTTGGCACCAGGCGTTCGAACGCGCCCTCGCTGAGTTGTTGGCGTGTCTCGCCGAAGGCGGTGCGCTGACCGCCGACGTTGACGTCGAGGCCTGTGCTGTGACGATCACCAGCGCGATGCGGGGAATCCATGCGAGCGTGTTCGAAGGTGTCGACCCGGACCAGGCAATCCGCCTCGTCGACCGGCTTTGGCTCATCGTGGCGTCCGAGTAG